The Nymphaea colorata isolate Beijing-Zhang1983 chromosome 5, ASM883128v2, whole genome shotgun sequence DNA segment TCTCCTCGGCAAAGTCAAGTTGTTCTCGCCCTCCCCACGGCCAcacataaattttaaacaagAAAGTCAAGTCATCCAAATATATCCCTTTTCGCTAAGAATATTAACTTCATAATTGGATTAGTCAAACGCTAATCTCTTTATCCTTTTCACtagaatattaattttattgaatttttccAAGCTTctactctccctctctatctctcccttaTATGGCATGAAAAATTGCATCCAGCAATGGCATATATGTGCATAATGTCCAAAAGCATATTGCTAATGAATTAATGGTAGCAGGATGTCTAGTGAATTAGATTCTATAAGCCGAAAATTAAATGCTTAGTGTTGGAACTCCTGCAccatttgatccacaaatctcattttcacaattttttgttcaagaatACAATAGGTCTTGGCATAATTCTGCGCCTATTCACGGGTTCCGTTTATGAAGAACAACTTGAACAGACTGGCTAGCAACCATTTTATGCCTAGATGATGTGTAAGGAATGCATTTTATGTCATAAGTTGGTGGTCTACTGTAACATTGATTGACAAGTTTGAACTATTGTCGATGTTGATCATAACACTTTTAGTCATTCAGTTTGCTGCATGTGATGAACTGTATAGGTCATCGCACAAGCATTCTCAGTTATTGGTTCCATAATCTAAGTACTTGCGATATCAGGAAGATCGACTAACTCAATCTTGATCGAATAAAAAGCGGATCGGATTAAACGAACTTGCAGATGAAATTTTCCACCAAACAACTTCAGATGGATGGAAAAGCCGGGTGattatttgtatatatgttaaGTTCATCTGAAAAGAATATTCACAGGCGCAACGATGAGAAGAACACCGATGATTATTACTTCAGTGATGTAATCCGGACGCACCCTTGCATGATTACCAACGCGATGTGCGCAAATTTTCATGTCTGAACTGTTTTCACTTCGAAGACCGTCCCTCTTCTCTAATGACCGGCGAGCAAAATGAAGAGacagaaaattcaaatttcaaaaaacaaatcGGAATATAACTGTACAAGGAAAAGAACTAACAAAACAATGAGAATCATTAGATTCTGTATACTTTTCCGAATCCAGCATATGGAATAGACAACTTGGGAGCACATAGTTTATGTACTTTGGGTAAAGAACAAATTACAAATAGGAAGTCCTACTACATACCCTTAGGTACGAATTAAATAATAAACGAATGAAGAACATGGCCTACTGCGAAAACCCTACAAAGAAAAGACTAATAAAGATCACTGAAAGAATATACTTTAGTAGTCCTATATATAAGACTTGCATATTTTCtgtggttaaaaaaaaaatgaatcacgCTGTGAACGGCACGCCCGTCTTCGGCAGCCAACTGCCTCCTTGTACAAAATTGGACACGGTGAAGCGACTCGCATCGCTTGCGCTCATCAGATGGAAGCCGGCCCACTTCACCCTGCCACTGGTGGCCGCGCCCGGGCCACTATTGCTGTACTCGCCGTAGTATAGTGTGCTGAGAGCAAAAGTGCCGGACCAAGGAGCCCAACCAGCAGGGTCTATCAGGCTGCCAAGGTTAGATTGCATCACCACGGTCCTCGAGTACTGCCTCCATGGCCTGCCCAGATAAGTCTTCGCACCTCCAAGGGCGGATGCAGCCAAAATGTTGCAGTTGATGATGGAAGTGCCTGTGTTTTCGTTGGGGTCGCTTCTCCCTTGAGCAGTGACAGTGTTGAACTGCCCTGAAGCCGGCTGCCTCACGTACATGTTGCAGCTTTGAAAGACGACGGCAGCGTCACCGAAGATGAAGTCTACAGTCCCATAGATGTCGCAGTTTCTGAAGAACTGACGCATGGAGTAGGTATACAAAGTGTCCTGGTACCCTTCGAAGCTACATTGGTAGAAAGTGGAGAGGTCGGAGCCGCTTCTCATGGCGACTGCCTGGTGCTTGACAGCCCCCGCCGTGTTCCTAACCGTGATTCCGGTTGCCACGAAGCCATCACCAAGTACAGCTGCGATAATAGCAATATTTGGTCATATCAAAACACTGCTCATTATAAGTCATCCAAATTAATCAAGGTGCAAAGTACTTTGTAGTCTATATTTAGTTGGTTCAGATATAAAAATTCTTACCTAGGGTAGCAGAATTGAAGGTGGTATACCCATCGACGACGTTACGGTTGCCGGTGATGATGGTCTTGCCAATTCCATCACCGACCATCATTATGTACTTCTTAGTCTTGGGTATTGTGACGTATTCCTGGTACACTCCTGCCTTCACGTTGATCACGTAGTACCCCTTGCTTCCATCGTTGGCTGGAGCTGCGGCAATGGCTTCACTGATGGTGCGGTAATTGCCGCTACCATCCTGAGCTACCACAACGCTGCCCACTGTCTGCAGCGCCATCCTCCTTCCGGCAGCGAAATGGAAGATGTTCCGATTCACCCAATGAGGAGCACCATCGCTACCCACTCTCAGGTCGTCCAGCAGCTTCCTGGCAGGGACGACTGCCTTCCTGTGCTTGAATGCCCAGGAGTTGGTGAGCATGGCGAGAGACACACTGTAGAGCTGAGACCCATTCATCAGCGGAGCATACAGCTTGTGACCGCGTTGCAAGAAGGACGCCTGGGTGAGGGCGTCCAAGCAAGTGCGTTGATTGGTGACGATGCCACTCATGAGGGTATGGACCAGGTCTGCCTGATCTTCGGCCAGGGTGGTGGAGTCGCAGGAGTCGAGGGTGGAGAGGGAGTTAACCAAGAAATCGGTGGTGAGTTCGGAGAGCAGCAGGCAATCTTCGAGAGCCGCTGCCGCTCGTGGGGTGAGGACTGCCTTATCTCTTATGGTCTCGTTTATGAGGGAAGAGAAGGTGGCTGATTGCTGTAAGGACTTCTTGATAAGGTACTGGCCGTAGCCATAAAAGTTGGAGAGGGACTCACGCGGCAAAAGGGACTGACAGAAGGAAGGGTCGGTAGTGAAGGTGCAGGCGTGGCCTGGAGTGACGGGGACTGGAGCACCAAAGCTTTGAGAGATGGAGGACGGGAAGAAGAGCGTGAGGGTGAGGAAGAGGAGGGGGATGAAATTCATGGTCGAGGTCGTTGCAGGGGGCACCATCTTCGTTGGTGTTTTAGCTTGTGACGCCTTTAGCTATGCAATGCTTTTGTATTGGTGAGAAGGGATGGTGAGAAGGtacctctatatatataaacgatCTGCATGGCGGGCGGGCGTTGGCATACGCGTAGATTCTGTAGCAGTCCACAATAACTCAGTAGTCAAAACCCCTAGTTTGAATAATCAGTCAAAAGATCCTctcgctccccctctccccttTTGGTTTCGATAGCTCGTCGTAATCCAAGTGCATGAAGGCACCAGGAAAGTAGGGCTTTTGAACGTGAATCAGTTCTCACGGAAAGAGTTGGAGAGGAAATTTCCCCAAACAACCACTTTCTACGACCATGCTGGAAATCTGACTTGCTATTGATAGTCAACCATCCAAATCTGATTCTTAGTTCGAGTCGTTAATGTGGTGCTGCAGATGCGATTTGGAGAGTTATGGATCAGATAATCGGCCTGCCGACTCCCGAGGTTATGCCTCCTTTTATTaaggaaaaaatcaatgaaCAAAGAATGAAGGTAGAAAATTATATATTGGGAGAGATATCGACATTAGTGGGTTGTTTGTGCTGGTTCATTTGATCCCTCCAATTATATAGATACTGCTCTTCAAgatcaattgaaattttgttaactatatatttaacgtcccataaacaaaaatttttagctcAACTCCTGGCGTTATCTTTAATAGCATAATATGAACAAAAGTTTGATATAAGGCATTACGTAAACAAGCATTTATGTGTACTTGAAGTGCTTCTTTAAAATAAGTTGCATTTATATTTTGGCACCGGATAACACTTTTCTTGACTAGCTAGagttcttttcttcatcttgcTTTCTTGTTGGTAACCAAGCCACACTTTGGGTAGTTGCCATTTAGTAAAGGAATCAAATTCTTGGACCACGCTTGATC contains these protein-coding regions:
- the LOC116254529 gene encoding pectinesterase-like, which gives rise to MVPPATTSTMNFIPLLFLTLTLFFPSSISQSFGAPVPVTPGHACTFTTDPSFCQSLLPRESLSNFYGYGQYLIKKSLQQSATFSSLINETIRDKAVLTPRAAAALEDCLLLSELTTDFLVNSLSTLDSCDSTTLAEDQADLVHTLMSGIVTNQRTCLDALTQASFLQRGHKLYAPLMNGSQLYSVSLAMLTNSWAFKHRKAVVPARKLLDDLRVGSDGAPHWVNRNIFHFAAGRRMALQTVGSVVVAQDGSGNYRTISEAIAAAPANDGSKGYYVINVKAGVYQEYVTIPKTKKYIMMVGDGIGKTIITGNRNVVDGYTTFNSATLAVLGDGFVATGITVRNTAGAVKHQAVAMRSGSDLSTFYQCSFEGYQDTLYTYSMRQFFRNCDIYGTVDFIFGDAAVVFQSCNMYVRQPASGQFNTVTAQGRSDPNENTGTSIINCNILAASALGGAKTYLGRPWRQYSRTVVMQSNLGSLIDPAGWAPWSGTFALSTLYYGEYSNSGPGAATSGRVKWAGFHLMSASDASRFTVSNFVQGGSWLPKTGVPFTA